A window of the Comamonas sp. Y33R10-2 genome harbors these coding sequences:
- a CDS encoding pyrimidine/purine nucleoside phosphorylase, which produces MTTETIANVSLTTQANVYFDGKCVSHSFTLADGTKKSVGVVLPATLTFGTAAAEIMECVGGSCEYKLDGSDEWKKSAAGESFHIAANSKFDIRVTEAYHYICHYA; this is translated from the coding sequence ATGACCACCGAAACCATTGCCAACGTCAGCCTCACCACTCAAGCCAATGTTTACTTTGACGGCAAGTGCGTCAGCCACAGCTTCACACTGGCGGATGGCACCAAGAAGTCGGTCGGCGTGGTATTGCCCGCAACCCTGACTTTTGGCACCGCTGCTGCTGAAATCATGGAATGCGTGGGTGGCTCTTGCGAGTACAAGCTCGACGGCAGCGATGAGTGGAAGAAGTCTGCAGCTGGTGAAAGCTTTCATATCGCCGCGAACTCCAAGTTCGACATCCGCGTGACTGAGGCTTACCACTACATCTGCCATTACGCTTAA
- a CDS encoding glycine zipper 2TM domain-containing protein encodes MKTLAVLTFTAAAATSFAGSAFAQEQGRVLSTTPITQQVAVPQQVCSDQQVAVAPRPSGAGAVVGAIAGGLLGNAIGGGGGRAAATGAGLIGGAMLGNQVEATGPAQYQTVRQCSTQTFYQNRTIGFNVTYEYNGRNYTTQTTDLPGKWIALNVQPAANSTSYNSAAYNSNGYNSNQAPMQGAYSTSYPQDNQGSYTTSYPNTYQTGYQNSYQSGYYAPQPVTPTYSSSSSYSATDFVGPLLLGAVIGAGAYYATRQSHYYRGYGGYGGYRHGYGGHGWRR; translated from the coding sequence ATGAAAACTCTGGCAGTTTTGACCTTTACAGCCGCGGCAGCGACCAGTTTCGCTGGCAGTGCCTTTGCGCAAGAGCAAGGCCGCGTGCTGTCCACCACCCCCATCACCCAGCAAGTGGCCGTGCCTCAGCAGGTATGCAGCGACCAGCAAGTGGCGGTCGCCCCACGTCCCAGTGGCGCGGGCGCTGTGGTCGGCGCCATTGCTGGCGGTCTGTTGGGCAATGCGATTGGTGGAGGCGGTGGCCGTGCAGCAGCCACAGGCGCGGGCCTGATTGGCGGCGCGATGCTGGGCAATCAAGTCGAAGCGACTGGCCCGGCCCAGTACCAAACCGTGCGCCAGTGCAGCACTCAAACCTTCTACCAAAACCGCACCATAGGTTTCAACGTCACCTATGAGTACAACGGCCGCAACTACACCACGCAGACCACCGACCTGCCCGGCAAGTGGATTGCGCTGAATGTGCAGCCTGCTGCCAACAGCACTAGTTACAACTCTGCTGCCTACAACAGCAACGGTTACAACAGCAACCAAGCCCCGATGCAAGGCGCTTATTCGACCAGCTACCCACAAGACAATCAGGGCAGCTACACAACGAGCTACCCCAACACTTACCAAACGGGCTATCAAAATAGTTACCAAAGCGGCTATTACGCTCCCCAGCCGGTAACGCCCACGTACTCTTCCAGCTCCAGCTATTCAGCAACTGACTTTGTCGGCCCACTGCTGCTCGGTGCAGTCATCGGTGCAGGCGCTTACTACGCCACAAGGCAAAGCCACTACTACCGTGGTTACGGCGGTTATGGCGGATACCGCCACGGTTATGGCGGACATGGCTGGCGCCGCTAA